From the genome of Papaver somniferum cultivar HN1 chromosome 2, ASM357369v1, whole genome shotgun sequence, one region includes:
- the LOC113351402 gene encoding uncharacterized protein LOC113351402, which yields MCFQVSKFQLPTTSLRDTMEGSTSTQTAKRDVFHVYCTVMPDGKKLKCNFCEKEISSGISRIKLHLAQQRGTVAPCMHVPPEVENLAKVALEEKRKTKRQRRAESDNEDSEQVYHNEPWKPVCGIDEEEPDFHAEEEQAPVTQKKKTGFLKNLFGRKNKNIHAGEGTSHGPRASVEIPRSTMRPSQPPRMSVDMGGQYNPSRDSQPSMAKFGKSKTCREKVDSSVGRFFLCQ from the exons ATGTGTTTTCAAGTTTCCAAGTTTCAACTTCCAACTACCAGTTTAAGAG ATACGATGGAAGGATCGACATCCACGCAAACTGCCAAACGAGATGTTTTTCATGTATATTGCACTGTAATGCCTGATGGTAAAAAATTGAagtgtaatttttgtgaaaagGAAATATCCTCTGGTATTTCACGCATAAAATTGCATTTAGCACAACAAAGAGGTACAGTTGCCCCGTGCATGCATGTGCCGCCTGAAGTGGAAAATCTTGCTAAGGTTGCActggaagaaaagagaaaaacaaaaaggcaaagaagagcagAATCTGATAACGAAGATTCAGAACAAGTGTATCATAATGAGCCATGGAAACCTGTGTGTGGtatagatgaagaagaaccaGATTTTCATGCAGAAGAAGAACAAGCACCAGTCACACAAAAGAAAAAGACTGGGTTCTTAAAAAACCTTTTTGGACGAAAAAATAAGAATATTCATGCCGGAGAGGGTACATCGCACGGTCCTCGGGCCTCTGTAGAAATACCTAGGTCTACTATGCGTCCATCACAACCACCTAGGATGTCTGTGGATATGGGAGGACAATATAACCCTTCTAGGGATTCTCAACCTTCGATGGCAAAATTTGGCAAAAGCAAAACATGTCGGGAAAAAGTCGATTCTTCTGTTGGACGTTTTTTTTTATGCcaatga
- the LOC113353543 gene encoding uncharacterized protein LOC113353543 has translation MSDGWKRKNNRTIVNFLVYSGSGITFLKSVDIEHNRLTTEYLITLFKPVIDDVGSRNIVQLVTDQGSQFKAAGKRLASKYDTFFWVLCVAHVLDLMLEDMEKFPFIKDVIGEARQISKFIYNHGWVLARFRQHSAGRNLLRLA, from the exons ATGTCTGATGgctggaaaagaaaaaacaaccgtACGATTGTAAACTTTCTAGTTTACAGTGGTAGTGGAATTACGTTTTTGAAAAGTGTCGATATAGAACATAATCGGTTGACAACAGAGTATTTAATTACTTTGTTCAAGCCTGTTATAGATGATGTCGGTTCGAGAAATATTGTTCAATTAGTAACAGATCAAGGATCTCAATTCAAAGCGGCGG GTAAGAGATTGGCATCAAAATATGACACATTTTTCTGGGTTCTTTGTGTTGCTCACGTATTGGACTTGATGTTGGAAGACATGGAAAAATTCCCCTTTATTAAAGATGTGATCGGAGAAGCAAGACAAATTAGCAAATTTATTTACAATCATGGTTGGGTTCTTGCTAGATTTCGACAACATTCAGCAGGACGCAATTTATTGCGCCTGGCTTAA